From Phormidium ambiguum IAM M-71, a single genomic window includes:
- a CDS encoding TMEM165/GDT1 family protein, with translation MLTAFTAGLLLITVSELGDKTFFIAAILAMRHSRRLVFAGAIAALAAMTILSVILGQAVSLLPKLYVYYAEIVLFIAFGLKLLYDARKMPAKPCGDEAEEALEVVQKAEAKIRHKQSKLAVVMKTFVMTFVAEWGDRTQFATIGLAAGYNAFGVTAGAILGHGVCAAIAVTCGKLIAKRISERNLTTIGGILFLLFALVSYIEGV, from the coding sequence ATGCTGACAGCTTTTACTGCTGGATTATTGTTAATTACAGTTTCAGAATTAGGTGACAAAACATTTTTCATTGCGGCAATTTTAGCCATGCGTCATTCGCGGAGGCTAGTATTTGCAGGTGCGATCGCTGCATTAGCCGCTATGACAATTTTATCTGTAATACTTGGACAAGCGGTATCACTTTTACCGAAATTATATGTTTATTATGCAGAAATTGTGTTGTTTATTGCCTTTGGGCTAAAGTTACTTTATGATGCCAGAAAAATGCCCGCCAAACCTTGTGGTGACGAAGCCGAAGAAGCCTTAGAAGTAGTGCAGAAAGCCGAAGCAAAAATTCGGCATAAACAAAGTAAATTAGCAGTTGTGATGAAAACATTTGTCATGACATTTGTTGCCGAATGGGGCGATCGCACGCAGTTTGCCACCATCGGCTTAGCAGCCGGATACAATGCTTTTGGAGTGACAGCAGGAGCCATTTTAGGGCATGGAGTTTGTGCTGCGATCGCAGTGACCTGCGGTAAACTAATTGCCAAAAGAATTTCCGAACGCAACTTAACTACAATCGGGGGCATATTATTTCTTTTATTTGCGTTAGTTTCCTATATAGAAGGAGTTTAA